TTCTTATTGCTATTATTACCCATCAGAAGTCGAAAACTTTGATTCTTATGGAGGATTCTGTACTCCACATTTTGGGCATGGTGATGGTTTTTATCTGAATGAATCAGATTTAATTCCACAAAATTCAGAGCCAGCAATTTGTGTCACTGCAATTGGAGATTTGGCCCGTTTCAGTGAGGATGCAAGCAGAGACGACATTGGACAGCCTGTTCCTCCTCCTCAGGATCCAGCAGTTTGTGTCACTGCAATTGGAGATTTGGCTCATTTCAGTGAGGATGCAAGCAGCGGCGACATTGGACAGCCTGTTCCTCCTCAGGATCCAATTCTGCAGATTAAGAGAAAGCGTAGAGATTCAAAAGACGATGTCTCCTCCAAAACCTCAAGGAAGGCTGAGGTTTCATGGAATGTAAGTATGAAAAGCCTAAGCTGTAAGGAGAAAGCTCAATTTACACTCACGAATCTATTTAGACGAGTTAGATTGAAATGCAGGCTGAAAAGAGTGCACCTTTGAAGAAAGGCCAGAAGAGGACTCGGACTTGTGACAAAGAAGACAACAATGTGAACAAGACCTGCAGCTACAGCTCTGAAGTTGTCGATGGAAGACAGGTAGCAGAACAAGCGCCATCAACTAATCCACAAAGTCTATATGCGAAGGTAAATTTTATGGCATGAAAAACCAAAATTATAGAAGAATAATATGCTAACTATTGTTTCTTTAATACAGAAAAGAAGGGAAAGAATCAACACGAGACTGAAAATTTTGCAGAATCTGGTTCCTAACGGAACTAAAGTAAGTTTCAGACGTATGTTTTCAAACAACGTAAGAAAATGTAAACTACTGTAATTTGGTAAACTGATTAGCGAAATCAAACAGGTTGACATAAGCACAATGCTGGAGGAAGCTGTCCACTATGTAAAGTTCTTGCAGCTACAAATCAAGGTAAATAGAACCACAAAATTCAAATTATGTTAAATATGAACTGAATACAGCAAACTAATGTAgaaattaaaacttaagtttgTAAAAGCGCTTGAACTGAGTCTGTTCTTTCCTCTAAATATGCTAAGTGCAGCTCTTGAGCTCGGATGAACTATGGATGTATGCTCCAATCGCTTACAATGGAGTCAACATAGGACTTGACCTAAAGACCATTCCGCAACAGGAAGAGAAGTAGGAAGCTAGAAGAATGCTCTGAGATTATATAAGCTAACACTTGCAGACACTGGTTCTTTTCCTGAGTAATACAAGGCCACTAAACAATAGTAAAATTGTGAGAATATTTAGTTGTTTAACTCTTCTTTTCATAAAATCCTGATTTTAGTATGGGAAGGAATTAATTCATCCACCATCCGGTTTGTATTAACTTTCAAATGGGGGTGAAATATTAATCTATAGAGTAAAGAAATGTAAATGCTTGCCTTTTTAAATTGGTTAAAcactatttgagttttgatgtgttGCTCAGAATTGTTCAGTGAGAATTGCAGAGTTAGACCGACAGTTGGAAGAGTGGAATGATGTTactagtgttagtttcttgataTTTTTTTGTATAAAAGGATAATTTTTCTACAATCAGAAAAGGAATGTGATAAAAGATTTTGTAGAACACTGAAATCAAAATCTACAGAGTAAACATCTCCAGTTTTTGGACTTGTAGCACGACCCAGAAGAAAAGAAGACTTCATACCTCTCTCAGCAGATTCAAGAGGAGACTGTTGCGGGATCCCATGCTCCCTCCGCCCTGACGACGAGGCCGAGGAGCACCAAAGCCGGATCTCAATGAGGCGAGGCGGAAGTCCACGGATCGGACCTTGTACGGTAAGAGAAGAATTCTGAGAGAGAAAGATGGTTAGGGCTTGTAAATGGGCCGTACTTTGACAGCCCAGATGCTGCCCATgatatgaataaatataatataatatatactattttaaatcattttaaaataattttaatcgaccaaatttaataatgaatattttttatataaaagtatTTTATATATAGTATGTTTGACCtagccaattaataaaatattttatatatatatatatatatatatatatatatatatatatatatatatatatatattttttttttttttatggagcGTACTTTTGATTTCTATgactagggatgtaaacgagtcgaGCCGAACTTTGGGGTgtttaaatttgtttgataagataatcgagtcgagccaagcctagcttaaaatgaaccaagcttttaaaatgagtattcgagcttgacttggtttattttttatgagcttgagcttggttcgtttagatgttatcaagctctcaattcaagcttggcttgagcttggttcgagcttggcttgagcttggtttatttagatgttatcaaactctcaattcaagcttcgcttgagcttggttcgagcttggcttgagcttgatttgagcttggttcgtttaaatgttatcaaactctcaattcaagattgtttgattgtttgaaacttttaattgtttgattggttattaagattgataatttaaatttattttattttattttattgtttatttagtatattgaaaagagttttattaataaatatgattcgtgaacaacattcgaacattgttcacgaacgttgtttacAAACGTcaacgagttgaacacatatatgttcaagtttgtttgtttagcttaacgagctgttcaagcttatttgtttaattaatcttatgtatattgaacgaacataaacaaattcTTATTAAGCCGAAtaccaagcttgttcatgaacacttggttcatttacaaccctatttaTGACTTTTAATCTCTAATCTAATTGCTATTTTTTATAACAAATAATTGCAATTAACTCTTTAATTGTTCTTTTTAAAATGTTTTCTTAGTTTCTATTAATCGTATTCATGTTAAATAATAAATCGAGTTTGTAATAAAAGTCATTCTTTAAATAACTAAATTGCAGGGCTATTTAAGTAAAGTTGGATGACTTCTCCCCGAACTCAATAAAAGCAGACACCAAACTGGAAAGTAGCTTTCGATCGGTTCGTGAGACCGAGAATTAAAAGGCGCGATGTTGACAAGCTTCCTGTCGTTGTTCCAAGGAGAAGGTCGTTCGTTCCTGTGAGagatttccattttttttttcgcTCCTCAGATCTCTTTCCTCTCCCTTTCTCCGTGGCCCGGCGGATCGAAATTCTATCGCCCGCTCGATCGGCGTCCGCGCCTCCAGCGCGCAATTCCAGGTCTTCTCCTAAAACTTCTACCTTTCGGGGTCCCGAGTCCGATCCTTCTCTGCTTCTGGCGGCGCCGCAGTTACTGGGCTGGGGATGCTCTGCGTTTGGATGAGGAATTTACTGGTGCTTGGTTTCTGATTTCGCTTCGTGTAGGCTTTCCggttttgtttccttgttttgttaGATTGCCCGGAAAAACCTTGCGACTTTCTGTATTTGTTTCCTCTTGTCTCTTTAAATTGATCGCTTTTCGAGTTGATGATGTTCGGTGTTTGAactctaagaaaaaaaaatccattcaTCTTCTTGTTCGTGTGCATTATTTGTACAGCAGCTACAGTTAGGTTGAcggatttgttgtaaatttgTACTGTTTTGAAATGCACAGGCATCTTTTCTAAAGAGATAAACATCGTCAAAGCACATAAATTGACCAGATTGGCGGGCTTTTTTCTTCAGTGTCATCCCAGACTTCTGGACGGTGAACCCAGAAGTTGAATTGCACTTCGGAAGGAAGGTTGCCTGAAACATCACTCACGACATATGCTACAGTGTTGAAGTATCCTGCATTGGGGATTTGATTTAAAGAGACTCTTACCCATTTTGCAGCAGTGTGTTCCTTCCTTGATTGTTAATTCCATAGGTCCCTCCTTTTCAAGTTACAATCTGATGATAGAGAAAACTAATGAAGTAACTCTCCATAAAGTCATTAAATTTTGAGTTAATCATTGAACTTTCTTTCTTTGCATAAATGTGGGTTGAGTACCCCTGAAATTGTTGAAACAAAGCCGCCTAGGTTTTGCATTATTTTTAGGCATTTTAATTGCTAAGTTGGCATGAATACAGATGGAGAATGgactaataaaattttaatttattctccTTGTTTGTATTCGTGCCAGTCATTTACAACTTGTTTCGGAAGTATTTTTAACAATATTTACAAATTTATTCTTGTTGCTATTTCACAAGGTTATGTAAAATACGTATTTTGGCTATATAATTATTTTGAAAGGCAATAATATAGTCAAACGTGCAACCTGATGGGCTAGGATTTATCTCTACTGGATGAATTGTCTGGTTGTCTTGTAGCTCATGTTCTTTGAACAGTATTTACAAATCTATTGTTATTGCTATTTCACATGGTTACCAAAGATACATATTATGTTTTCTAGAGAATCACATTCATTTTGTTATATATTCATTTTGACGGCAGTATTACAGCCAAAAATGCAATATGTTGAGCTAGAATTTTATCCTAGTGGGTGTTGTTTGATTGTCTTGTAGCTAATGTTGCATAACTTCTTTTGAAATTTTCTCATTACAATTTCTTTTATGGAAAAAAACTAACTTCTGGCTTCAATAGATAATTTCTCCTAGTCCTAGACAAGCATGACATGTGTTGAAATAGGGTTTCCCCACTCCCATAGTCCTGCATGGACAAGTGAAATGGTCCATTATGCATTCATACTAGGAGGGGCATCCCCTGCTCCATCAATACAGTGCCAGATCCAGACTCATCTCTCCATACCATTGAGTGATGACTAACATGAAGTGGTTAGTTGAAACATGGTTTCTTGATATGCCCATAGTACCACATAGAGAAGTGCAATTGTTCATGATGCACAAATATTGATAGAACATTCCTTTTTCTCATGGATACTCATTTTGGGATGGAATGGGGGTTCTGCTCTGCTTCTGATTACAAATTGTAGAATAAGAATTACTATATTCCTTTCTGTGTCCATATGCCATAGATAAGTAAAAGACCAAAATGCATATAAAAAGAGATTTAAATTGGggatcaaaaacattaaacttgtAGATCTTTCCTAGATGCTAACTTTCCTAGCAAGTAGAAGCATGAGGCAGCGGTGACCTATTTGAGTTTTGTGAAGTGgtgattgaaattgaaatttcatGGTTAGGGTTTgtcattttgtttttcctttGGTGGAGAAATTTGGAGTCAATCCCTTTGAGTCATTTTGTTCTGTGCTGATTGATCTAGAACTTGCAGGAATGGCAACAAAAATGCAGAGTAAAAGTTACCTTCCAGGATATTGTTCCACACAGGCTGTCGAGAACACAAGTAGCTGGTTTGGCTACTATCAAGATGAAAAACCAAGTTCACATCTCTGCAGTAATTATGTACAAAGTCTGGTGAATAGTTGCtcagaaaatgataaagaaatgCTAAAGCATACGATGCTTGAACATGACATGATATTCCATAACCAGGTAGCTTGGTATTTTGTAGAAAAATAATTCTTTGGAACTGTTTTGAGAATAAACTCAGTCTAGTTTAGACTATCCTGTCTCATTTTATATCTTTAATGGCATGTATTTCATCTGTGTTTTTGAGTTGTTACATACATCTCATCTGTTCTTAATCGATTAAATAACCAAATTGTACTAATTATATCAAACTGTCTCAAAGCAAACTTTGTAGGTCAATTATCCTTTACCGTAGTTGATTGGGGTCCTAACTTTTGTGTGATCATGTACCCATGTTTAATAACGTGGATGAGTTGCCATTAGCCTTACAAGGTCCAATTTGAAATTCATCAAAATCTTTTTCAGGTGAACTTTTGGAAGATgctaatttatatattttgtcCCTGTAATTGGTCTGATTGTATGAGCTTCTAGAAGTAAGTGCCAAAGGTCTAAAGAACATGAAATTCATCAACGTTTTTTTGTGGAATATCaaccaataattttttttttgttgttgttgtaatttGTTAGACCTTGACAAATATGTTTACATTATTCAACAGAGTTAATGCAATTTTTCTACCATCTGCTTAAAAGTTGTCAGTTAGTCCTGCAATGTTTTGTTAGTCATTTTTATAAGAATGTGGGGGTTAGATGACTTTCTCTGATGTTTTTTGCATTCTGCATACATTTAAATGATCCACCTTGTTGCTCTCAAGTTCACCTATTATAATACTCAAGTTAGTTGTCACGCCttagaggagtccctgcccgacaaacggacaacatctcccctgtaacagtgacaaatgaaacctaGATATATAGCCACTCGActgtacaagtataataatcTATAGCTCACACGGAtggaaataaaacataaccacgcagtttaatatgcaGCTCACACGACTGGatcaacaaccacgcagttgtatACACAGTCTACATGCTGTAatagaaaacaaaataataaacaacccacacggctataACAAAAATATAGCGGAAGACATAGAAAAGCCACATAATCCAAAATGATACAATGTGTGCCGACACGGTTTAAACACAACAAATACTGAAAACGATAAAGTAGCCACAACGCCAAACACCAAGTCCAAATCTAATTACTACAGTGCCAAAACCATAAGGAAAGCATGCAAGAAAGCAAAAGCGAAGGAAAGTCCGTCCTTAGATGTGACGTGGGATCGATAGATAGGATACTCTAAGTGACTCCACAATCATCTACTACTTGAGGAAAAAGACAATACACAAATGGGGTGGTAAGTGCGagtgactcagcgggtaatagacaagataatgCATGATCAATataaaatatggagatcaaagAATATAGTCACTATAGGAAAATAAGAATatgatcatatatgacataaccataactgacataataaatgcacatatccAATCTAGATCTAACACATACGGTAtagtgatcagtaaactcactaggAATCAATAATAGATATGCTCGTAACACCTAAGCAACATAACTGACAGCATATATATGTATGATAAATGAACATGTataagcatgacaaccatatgcaacaatcatatttcatgcaaatgcaacaatcatatttcATGCAAATGCAACAATCTCAAGCCAATGCAGATATATCTACAAAAGATGCATCATGCATCATATGTATATCACATGCATGCAACATGATCACTCCTGACCACCCCtcaagacaccacgacccctgtgtGGCCGAGTGGCCGGATTTGTGACAATTGTATTACCCTCCATATACCACTATAGAGTGGCTAAGTCAAACAGTTCGCTAAGTAGCTATCTCACTACATAACATCGGGGTGGTCCTGACTGCTGACAATGTCAGATATCACTACTCCTAAGTggtcgggtggcacgacaggataaGCTTcactccaagctaccactctccctcagtggccgaatgggcagctaAAAATGACTGGCGACTCTCTCAtatcacaagggagacaatgatcGTCAACATGTagtgcaatgatgaacatgatgtaaataatcatgatagaCACAATCATCATCAATACAACAACACAATCAACATAAGTACCTCTAGTACATGATCCATCAATcacatatatctatatgtatGGATAGGTCAAACAGGTGTCCATTAAACAGCAACATGGTACACACCCGACACGTATGCACCCTACAATAttggtataatcatcatgatacctctaaTAATCACACCAGACACGTGTGCACACAACATGCAAATGGATAGTCAACAAGGTAACTCCTACAATACAAACTAATCATGTGTATACTCAACATCATATGCATAATCAATATATTTACTCAGTTAACAAGATATCCCCTACAGTACATACTTACATGTGCATGTACAACAGAGTATAGATATCCAAAGTCAAAACTGTATATGAAGTAATTAGATCATCTCTAAGGTTAAGCAAATAAGTATCAAGAAGAATAACAGCAAATAGATTTAAAGTAAAGCAACCTAATTCATCAATCAAAAATAACCATGCTTTAAGTTCAATGAACtgaagaggccaaggaagaagtacctgcctttatCTGTTGATCATGTTAAACAATCCCACGTCAAGACGCTCGTCTCAAATCAATGTCCTGCAAATTACATGATGTACAGTTTATCTAACCACAtatgcaacaactagctaaactcaAAACCCAAACTAATTTGGGGAAACCCTAATCGAGCGAtcattaattaaccctaattaatgattaacttcaatTAATCCTAATTTCCTTAATTAAATCCGATTTATTCCATCATTAACCCTAATCTAATCCATCCCAATGTTTAGATTAGGTTTAACCCAACATCCACCGTAATTGAATCAATCGGATAACAAATCCATCTTTTAAAACACTCCACAACtaataatcaatccaatgatccttaaTAACGATCATGAACTCATCAAACTCAACCATTAATTACCCTTTCATCAATTGATCCATATGTGGAACTCCACTTAATTAAATCACAACATCAATTTAATACAGAAGTGGAACAAATTCTCTATTAATCAAACACTGATAAGATCTTACCTTAATGTGATCTATTGCTGCTTAGTGGAGGAAATTCAGGTGCAGCTGCGAGGATATAGACCATTGAGCTCGGATCGCAAGAAGAACTCCCTCCTAGTCGGCTGGAGAATTAGGATTTGGCTAGCATGACTACGGGAAACAGACGGATGAGTGAAAGAGCTTTAGATCTAACTCCCTACTGTAGATTAACGTGATTTGATGAAGAGGACAATG
This region of Zingiber officinale cultivar Zhangliang chromosome 9A, Zo_v1.1, whole genome shotgun sequence genomic DNA includes:
- the LOC122019141 gene encoding transcription factor bHLH62-like codes for the protein MEGSLEEGYEIMAHFMEQGFDDPSFKVPVWSSATADSSSSYCYYYPSEVENFDSYGGFCTPHFGHGDGFYLNESDLIPQNSEPAICVTAIGDLARFSEDASRDDIGQPVPPPQDPAVCVTAIGDLAHFSEDASSGDIGQPVPPQDPILQIKRKRRDSKDDVSSKTSRKAEVSWNAEKSAPLKKGQKRTRTCDKEDNNVNKTCSYSSEVVDGRQVAEQAPSTNPQSLYAKKRRERINTRLKILQNLVPNGTKVDISTMLEEAVHYVKFLQLQIKNCSVRIAELDRQLEEWNDVTSHDPEEKKTSYLSQQIQEETVAGSHAPSALTTRPRSTKAGSQ